In Eucalyptus grandis isolate ANBG69807.140 chromosome 4, ASM1654582v1, whole genome shotgun sequence, the following proteins share a genomic window:
- the LOC120292959 gene encoding heavy metal-associated isoprenylated plant protein 39-like, with amino-acid sequence MAQKVVVKLLTMNDEKMKQKAIEAVADVYGVDSIAADLKEQKLTVVGDMDSMAVAKKLKKIGKVDILSVGPATEEKKEDKKEKNKDGDKK; translated from the exons ATGGCACAA aaagtGGTTGTCAAGCTCTTGACTATGAACGATGAGAAGATGAAGCAGAAAGCCATCGAAGCCGTTGCAGATGTTTATG GGGTTGATTCCATAGCAGCGGATTTGAAGGAGCAAAAGCTGACTGTGGTAGGTGACATGGACTCCATGGCTGTAgcaaagaagctgaagaaaattggaaaagtgGACATACTATCTGTTGGCCCAGCtacagaagaaaagaaggaagataaaaaggagaagaataaaGATGGCgacaagaaataa